Proteins found in one Quercus robur chromosome 2, dhQueRobu3.1, whole genome shotgun sequence genomic segment:
- the LOC126714514 gene encoding cytochrome P450 CYP749A22-like: MGAVRIFAIFFSSSLCLYIVLALIRVVHKLWWTPIRIQHQMRSQGITGLPYRFVGGSTKEILNMKKEALSRPMGLSHDLLSRVQPHVHSWVNKYGKNFLQWYGTQPQLVITEPELIKEILNNKDKAYPKEAAVGYMKKLFGDGLSASEGEKWAKMKKLANHAFHAESLKNMTPAMITSAEEMLERWKHHEGKEIEVFEEIRLYTSEVISKTAFGSSYVEGKKIFQMLMKLASLTAINGYKLRFPGISKIYKTNDEIESEELEKDIHDSILEIIKKREMKVMTREFGSSTGGDFLDLLLKAHHDANVDRRISVQDIVDECKTFYIAGQETTTTLLTWTLFLLAIHPDWQEKARKEVLDFFGQQNPTPDGITKLKTMSMIINETLRLYTPTLSVLRIVEREARLGKLILPANLSLYIPPLALHHDPQIWGEGVHLFKPERFSEGVAKATNNNIAAFFPFGMGPRTCVGMNFATNEAKIALSMILQRYAFTISPTYVHSPVQHFTLRPQHGIQVLLHPL; the protein is encoded by the exons atgggtGCTGTTAGAATCTTTGCAATCTTTTTTTCAAGCTCTCTCTGCCTCTACATTGTCTTGGCTCTAATCCGGGTCGTTCACAAACTATGGTGGACTCCTATTCGCATACAACATCAAATGCGTTCACAGGGAATCACAGGTCTTCCTTACAGATTCGTCGGTGGAAGCACCAAAGAAATTTTGAACATGAAAAAAGAAGCCTTGAGTAGGCCAATGGGTTTATCACATGACTTATTGTCCAGAGTTCAGCCTCATGTTCATTCATGGGTCAACaaatatg GGAAGAATTTTCTTCAATGGTATGGCACTCAACCTCAACTGGTCATTACAGAACCAGAGCTTATCAAAGAGATACTGAACAATAAAGACAAAGCTTATCCGAAGGAAGCGGCTGTAGGCTATATGAAGAAGCTCTTCGGAGATGGGCTTTCGGCATCTGAAGGTGAAAAATGGGCAAAGATGAAGAAATTGGCCAATCATGCCTTCCATGCCGAGAGCCTGAAA AATATGACTCCAGCAATGATCACAAGTGCGGAGGAAATGCTAGAACGGTGGAAACATCATGAAGGCAAAGAGATCGAGGTATTCGAAGAAATTAGACTATATACATCAGAAGTGATTTCCAAGACTGCTTTTGGGAGTAGTTACGTAGAAGGGAAGAAGATTTTTCAGATGTTGATGAAATTGGCCTCGTTAACAGCCATCAATGGTTACAAACTCAGGTTTCCCGGCATCAG taaaatttataaaacaaatgaTGAAATTGAATCGGAGGAGCTTGAAAAAGATATACACGACTCTATATTAGagataataaagaaaagagaaatgaagGTAATGACTAGAGAGTTCGGCAGCAGTACCGGGGGTGATTTTCTTGATTTACTTTTAAAGGCTCATCATGATGCCAATGTTGATCGAAGGATTTCAGTACAAGATATAGTGGATGAGTGCAAGACATTTTACATTGCTGGACAAGAAACCACTACTACTTTACTTACATGGACTCTATTTCTTCTGGCAATCCACCCTGATTGGCAAGAGAAAGCAAGAAAGGAGGTGCTCGATTTTTTTGGCCAACAAAATCCAACTCCAGATGGCATCACAAAACTCAAGACC ATGAGCATgatcatcaatgagactttgagGTTATATACTCCTACACTTTCAGTACTAAGAATAGTTGAAAGGGAAGCTAGACTGGGGAAGCTCATTCTTCCAGCTAATCTATCATTGTACATCCCACCTCTTGCACTTCATCATGACCCTCAAATTTGGGGAGAGGGCGTGCATCTTTTCAAACCAGAGAGATTCTCAGAAGGTGTTGCCAAGGCTACTAACAACAACATAGCtgctttttttccctttggaaTGGGACCTCGGACTTGTGTGGGTATGAACTTTGCCACCAATGAAGCAAAGATTGCTCTTTCAATGATTCTACAACGCTATGCCTTCACCATATCCCCAACCTATGTCCACTCACCAGTTCAACATTTTACCCTTCGTCCACAACATGGAATTCAAGTGCTGCTACACCCATTGTGA